In the genome of Streptomyces violaceoruber, the window TCGCGATCACCGGGACCGCCAGCACCACCGACGTCACCAGCCGCTCCCGCAGCGGCCGCAGCTCGTCGACGGTCTCGGCGCCCCCCGGCCCGGACCCGGCACCGGTACGCACCGGTTCGGGCTCGCGGGCCGTGTACCCGGTCGCCTCGACGGTGGCGATCAGCTCCGGGACGGACACGTCACCGGCATAGCTGACCTTCGCCTTCTCCGTCGCGTAGTTGACGGTCGCGGTGACCCCCTCCATCCGGTTCAGCTTCTTCTCGATCCGGGCGGCGCACGAGGCGCAGGTCATGCCGCCGATGGCGAGTTCCACCTCGGCCGGTGCGCTGGTCGTACTGGTGGTCATGGCTGCTCCTGATGCGGGTCGTCGGCCGGGACCCGGCGTCGCGGGTCCCGGCGTTGCGGCGTTGCGGGCGGGGGAGTGCGGGGCGGTCAGACGCGGCCGGTCAGCTCGTACCCGGCCTCGTCGACCACCTCGGCGATCGCGGCGTCGTCCGGCTCCGCGTCGGCGGTGACGGTGACCCGGCCGGTGTCGAGTTGGACGTCGACGCCGGTCACGCCGTCCAGCTCGCCGATCACCCGGGTGAGGGTCGCGCTGCAGTGACCGCAGCTCATGCCGGCGACGGCGTAGGCGGTGGTGACGGGGGCGGTGACATTCGAGGGCATTGCTTCCTCCGGAGGTGTGGACACAAATACGGGGCGGGGGTATCCGCCCGGCCCATCCATGTATACCCCTAGGGGGTACCCAACGCAAGCGTCTCCATCGCTTGACTCGTTACCCCCCAGGGGTATGGTGACGTGCATGAAGAGGGCCGCCGAGTGAGCCGGAGCCCCTGGATCCGAGGAGACGACCGTCATGCACACCGGACTGAGGATCACCGCGTTCGCCGCCGCGCTGGCCGCCACCTTCGGCACCGCCTACGGCGTCGGCACGGGAGTGGACCCGCTCGTCGCGGACGGCGCCGCGCCCGCGCCCCACGACGAGCACGGCGCATCGGACGGGCCGCGGGAACCGACGCCGCGGCCGAAGGAGGGCGGCGGCCACGGGGGCCACGAGAGCACCCCGCCCGGCGGCCTGCAGATCTCCGAGGGCGGCTACACCCTCGACCTCGCCACTTCGCGCGTCACCGCCGGTCGGCGCACCGAGCTGCGCTTCACGGTCCGGGACGCGAGCGGCGCGGCCGTGACCGCGTACCAGCGCGAGCACGACAAGGAGCTGCATCTCGTCCTGGCCTCACGCGACCTGGTCACCTACCGCCACCTGCACCCCACCCGGGCCGCCGACGGCACCTGGAGCACCCCCGTCGACCTGCCCGCCGCGGGCGGCTACCGCGTCTTCGCCGACTTCACCCCGGCCGGCGAGGGCGCGGAGAACCTCACCCTCGGCGCCGACCTGGCCGCCTCCGGCCGATACGAGCCCGCACGGCTCCCGGCCCCGGACGGCACCGCCCGGACCGACGGTTACGAGGTCGAACTCGACGGTTCCCTGCGCCCCGGCAAGGCGAGCGAGCTGAAGCTGAAGGTGTCCCGCGACGGCCGACCCGTGGGCGACCTCCAGCCCTACCTGGGCGCCTACGGCCACCTGGTCGCCCTGCGCTCCGGAGACCTCGCCTACCTCCACGTCCACCCGAACGGCGAACCCGGCGACGGCACCACCAGGCCGGGCCCCGAGGTCTCCTTCACCGCCACCGCGCCCAGCGCCGGCACCTACCGCCTCTTCCTGGACTTCCGGCACGGGGGCGAGGTCCACACCGCGGCGTTCACCGTCCGCGCCGGATCGGTGCCGGACGCGCCGGAGACCGCCCCGGCCGCCACGCCGGAGCACACCGACGGCACCGACGGCACCGACGGCCACGGGCACTGACCGGCGATCCCTCCGCGACCCTCAGGCCGTGACGACCCGGACCCCCGCCTCCTCGAACCGCCCCACCAGCTCCGGGTCGGCCGCGCCGTCCGTCACCAGCGTGTCCACCGACTCGGTCGCGCAGATCCGGGCGAACGCCCGCCGGCCCAGTTTGCTGGAGTCGGCGGCCACGACGACCCGCTCGGCGCGCTCGCACAGCAGCCGGTTGATCGCGGCCTCGGCCTCGTCGTGGGCCGCGGCACCGTGGGCGACGTCGAAGGCGACGACGCCCAGGACCGCCACGTCGAGGGTCACCTGCCCCAGCACGCCGTCCGCGAGCGGGCCGATCAGCTCGTACGACTGCGCCCGGGCCACCCCGCCGGTCACCACGATCTTGAACTGCGGGCGAACGGCCAGTTCGTTGGCGATGTTGAGCGCGTTGGTCACCACGGTCAGCGCGGGGGTGCCGGAGGCCAGGTCGGCGCGCACGGCCAGGGCGCGCGCCACCTCCGTGGTGGTCGTGCCCCCGGTGAGTCCCACCGCCTCGCCGGGCGCCACCAGTGCGGCGACCGCCTGCGCGACGCGCTGCTTCTCCGAGGCGCGGCGGGCGGTCTTGTAACGCAGCGGCAGTTCGTACGACACCCCGTGCACCACCGCGCCACCGCGCGTGCGCACCAGCATCTGCTGCTCGGCGAGCCGGTCGAAGTCGCGGCGGATCGTCGCGGCCGAGACCTCCAGCTCGGTCGCCGCCTCCTCGACGTCCAGCCGGCCGCGCTCGACGAGCAGTTCCAGCAGCGCCTTCCAGCGGGCGTCGCGCGACATCCGCGCCTCCGTTCCTCGATCCCCGCCGACCCTAGCGCACGCACACTTCCCTCAGGCTGCTTGATTGTGATTGAAAACTCGCTATATCTTGCAGAAACAATCAATCCGTATGAGGGGGGTGCGGCATGACGGATGTCGAGGACGAGCCCAACAGCCAGCCCGCGTGCTGGACGCGCGCCGCGGCC includes:
- a CDS encoding heavy-metal-associated domain-containing protein, which codes for MPSNVTAPVTTAYAVAGMSCGHCSATLTRVIGELDGVTGVDVQLDTGRVTVTADAEPDDAAIAEVVDEAGYELTGRV
- a CDS encoding DeoR/GlpR family DNA-binding transcription regulator; translation: MSRDARWKALLELLVERGRLDVEEAATELEVSAATIRRDFDRLAEQQMLVRTRGGAVVHGVSYELPLRYKTARRASEKQRVAQAVAALVAPGEAVGLTGGTTTTEVARALAVRADLASGTPALTVVTNALNIANELAVRPQFKIVVTGGVARAQSYELIGPLADGVLGQVTLDVAVLGVVAFDVAHGAAAHDEAEAAINRLLCERAERVVVAADSSKLGRRAFARICATESVDTLVTDGAADPELVGRFEEAGVRVVTA